A region from the Acidiferrobacter sp. SPIII_3 genome encodes:
- a CDS encoding site-specific integrase, whose translation MGADHRAGSGHGDPGEAEAKELAGVVLLRQALLRYQDEITPHKRGARIEHYIIRGLLKDPIADLPIGKITAVDVTAWRNRRLKKVQSGTVLRAWNLLHHLFEVARREWGLPVDNPAHIARRPKPPIPRDRRLRDGELAALDAACDATRSPWLKPLIYLAIDTAMRKGELLLMKWSDVNLADGHILIPAVNTKTSKARTVPLSPRARENLERLIPPELKHETTSQKSAAALNKRVFPITPNAAKLAWQRTVKRANIQNLHFHDLRHEATSRFFEMGLDTMEVAAITGHETLQMLKRYTHIKTRRLVDRMAWPDDASRAAKTAKAPDGSDHSNEEPREVSLSR comes from the coding sequence GTGGGCGCGGACCACCGAGCAGGCTCTGGCCACGGAGACCCCGGCGAGGCGGAAGCCAAAGAGCTCGCAGGCGTTGTCCTGTTGCGCCAGGCCCTGCTCCGCTACCAGGACGAAATCACGCCACACAAGCGCGGCGCGCGCATCGAGCACTACATCATCCGCGGTCTCCTCAAAGACCCCATCGCGGACCTGCCCATCGGCAAAATCACGGCCGTCGATGTCACGGCGTGGCGCAATCGACGTCTCAAGAAAGTCCAGTCGGGCACCGTGCTCCGCGCCTGGAATCTCCTGCACCATCTGTTCGAAGTTGCGCGCCGTGAGTGGGGCTTGCCGGTGGATAATCCCGCGCACATCGCCCGCCGGCCGAAGCCGCCGATTCCGCGCGACCGGCGTCTGCGCGACGGCGAGCTCGCGGCCCTCGATGCTGCGTGCGATGCGACACGCTCTCCGTGGCTCAAGCCGCTCATCTATTTGGCCATCGACACCGCCATGCGCAAAGGTGAGCTGCTGCTCATGAAGTGGTCGGATGTAAACCTCGCCGACGGCCACATTCTCATCCCGGCCGTCAACACGAAAACCAGCAAAGCCCGTACAGTCCCATTAAGCCCGCGCGCACGAGAGAACCTCGAGCGCCTGATACCGCCCGAATTAAAACACGAGACCACGAGTCAAAAATCGGCGGCTGCACTGAACAAGCGCGTGTTCCCCATTACGCCGAACGCGGCAAAACTCGCGTGGCAGCGGACCGTCAAGCGGGCCAACATCCAGAACCTGCACTTTCATGACCTGCGCCACGAAGCGACGAGCCGTTTTTTCGAGATGGGCCTCGACACCATGGAAGTTGCGGCCATTACCGGCCATGAAACCCTGCAGATGCTGAAACGCTACACGCACATCAAGACCCGCCGGTTGGTCGACCGCATGGCCTGGCCGGACGACGCCAGTCGTGCCGCGAAGACGGCGAAAGCGCCGGATGGCAGTGACCATTCAAACGAAGAGCCGCGCGAGGTTTCGCTCAGCCGCTAG